Proteins from a single region of Aquirhabdus parva:
- a CDS encoding HpcH/HpaI aldolase family protein — translation MKTIGLKEKLATKSCIGIFSKTTDSAFVEAAGLGGLDFIILDTEHGPSSLETLHNHVRAAKLTPMASIIRVKGVDAHAIGSALDTGADGIQVPNIATAAQAAEVVQAARFFPIGSRGVCRFVRAAGFGTQDRTEYFAEANRKLVVLQVEGLEGIANLDEILDVVGFDILFVGPYDLSQSVGKPGEIEAPEVIELMRTIEIKAKAKGIVLGTFSDTPRRSRALKEQGFVYIAHSVDINVYSQACSDLVEMIR, via the coding sequence ATGAAAACAATTGGACTGAAAGAGAAACTGGCAACAAAATCTTGTATTGGTATCTTTAGTAAAACAACCGATAGTGCTTTTGTTGAGGCAGCAGGTCTAGGTGGGCTAGATTTTATAATTTTAGATACTGAACATGGCCCATCAAGCTTAGAAACACTACATAACCACGTGCGTGCGGCAAAATTGACTCCCATGGCTTCTATTATTCGAGTCAAGGGAGTAGATGCGCATGCGATTGGTAGTGCCTTGGATACTGGGGCGGATGGTATTCAGGTTCCAAATATCGCAACTGCTGCACAGGCTGCGGAGGTTGTTCAAGCGGCACGATTTTTTCCGATAGGTAGTCGTGGTGTTTGTCGTTTTGTCAGAGCTGCAGGTTTTGGAACGCAGGATCGGACTGAGTATTTTGCAGAAGCGAATCGTAAACTTGTAGTTTTGCAAGTGGAGGGTCTGGAAGGGATTGCTAATTTAGATGAGATTCTAGACGTAGTCGGTTTTGATATTTTGTTTGTTGGTCCATATGATTTGTCTCAATCAGTTGGTAAACCTGGAGAAATTGAGGCTCCAGAAGTCATAGAGTTAATGCGTACGATTGAGATTAAAGCGAAAGCTAAAGGAATTGTCTTAGGAACTTTTTCTGATACCCCTAGACGTAGCCGTGCCCTAAAAGAGCAAGGTTTTGTTTATATTGCACATTCTGTTGATATAAATGTTTATTCTCAAGCATGTAGTGATTTGGTGGAGATGATTCGATGA
- a CDS encoding acylneuraminate cytidylyltransferase family protein, whose translation MNDFSDISIIIPVREGSSRVKQKIFLPFHEELNLLEWKIEQLKRIQRSDRIFLSSNSDRVKETAYHHGVEFLPRNDYLSTGHDASFTEVITGVVKDIETKHFAWVPVVVPLMSPKEYREGFQMYLDKVVNTGTYDSLVSVNLMKEYLWNDEGPINYQADRNHTISQDLPNIYRVTNGLYMRSKAATIEEGYFLGRNPCRHVVCKIAGVDIDEYEDYEMSLALKDFYKDLS comes from the coding sequence ATGAATGATTTTTCGGATATTTCTATCATTATTCCGGTACGAGAAGGCAGTAGTCGTGTTAAGCAGAAGATTTTTTTGCCATTTCATGAAGAGCTTAATCTGCTTGAGTGGAAAATTGAGCAATTAAAACGCATACAAAGATCGGATCGTATCTTCTTAAGTTCAAATTCTGATCGCGTCAAAGAGACAGCCTATCACCATGGTGTAGAGTTTCTACCGCGTAATGATTACCTTAGTACTGGTCATGATGCATCATTTACTGAGGTTATAACTGGTGTTGTCAAAGATATTGAAACTAAGCATTTTGCTTGGGTTCCAGTTGTCGTCCCTCTAATGAGTCCAAAAGAGTATCGAGAAGGTTTTCAGATGTATCTCGATAAAGTGGTCAATACAGGCACATATGACAGTTTGGTCTCTGTTAATTTAATGAAAGAATATCTCTGGAATGATGAAGGCCCAATTAATTATCAGGCTGATAGAAATCATACGATTAGCCAAGACTTGCCAAATATTTATCGTGTAACCAATGGATTATATATGCGCTCTAAAGCAGCTACTATTGAAGAAGGCTATTTCTTAGGTAGGAATCCATGCCGACATGTAGTTTGTAAAATTGCTGGTGTCGACATTGATGAGTATGAAGACTATGAGATGTCATTAGCTCTGAAAGATTTTTATAAAGACCTGTCATGA
- a CDS encoding aldolase catalytic domain-containing protein: MSAGQLTLLDCTLRDGGYYNNWDFDLDLVERYLQSMVSSGVDIVELGFRFTFANKAKFLGPYAYTTDRFLNQIHVPEGLILGVMVNAADYLKAPEGDVAAIRNFFAPKVESKVQLVRIAAHVAEVATCGGLVSTLHELGYRVGFNIMQSNSCTDEKLAELVRAIRGFEHVEVLYFADSLGNMDDAETLRIIQTLRLEWDGPLGFHGHDNMGKALGNTMTALSNGVSWLDATVTGMGRGAGNTQMEYLLVEIEKNSHKSVNPAQVIDLACNDFEAMKKHYGWGMNVFYYLGAQHKVHPTYVQDMLAQGIFSPNDVVTLIDLLGENTGASYKSQGVANLMTARFQRAEGSWSSRQLFENRPVLIVAGGPSAHRHWTAIENYIQENKPIVISLNLLDFVPLNLLSAIAVCHPGRLVPLMNNSIGVPLITPIQSLPSTITNSLSSSTIYDYGMQVDPTRMVPQDTGCIVSDALVAPYAICAALAGGATKIELVGFDGFDGRDERFHKVNDVFAMLLKVAGNTPIHSLTLTHYDIPQRSIYSF, from the coding sequence ATGAGTGCTGGTCAACTAACATTGCTGGATTGTACATTACGAGATGGCGGATATTACAACAATTGGGATTTTGATTTAGATCTCGTTGAGCGTTACCTTCAATCCATGGTTAGTAGTGGTGTTGACATAGTAGAGCTGGGTTTTCGATTTACTTTTGCCAATAAGGCAAAATTTTTAGGGCCATATGCATATACGACTGATCGTTTCTTAAATCAGATTCATGTTCCGGAAGGACTGATTTTGGGCGTAATGGTAAATGCTGCAGACTATTTGAAGGCCCCCGAAGGTGATGTTGCGGCGATTCGTAACTTTTTTGCTCCTAAAGTAGAGTCAAAAGTGCAGCTTGTTCGTATTGCCGCTCATGTGGCGGAAGTAGCTACATGTGGTGGCTTAGTGTCAACACTGCATGAGCTTGGATATCGTGTTGGGTTTAACATTATGCAGTCTAATAGCTGCACTGATGAAAAACTTGCGGAGCTTGTACGTGCGATTCGTGGGTTCGAGCATGTTGAAGTTCTTTATTTTGCAGACTCATTGGGTAATATGGATGATGCCGAGACCTTGCGTATTATTCAGACTTTGCGTCTAGAGTGGGATGGTCCATTAGGGTTTCATGGTCACGATAATATGGGTAAAGCACTGGGCAATACCATGACAGCATTAAGTAATGGGGTATCTTGGTTAGATGCAACTGTTACGGGCATGGGGCGTGGTGCTGGTAATACTCAAATGGAGTATTTATTGGTCGAAATTGAGAAAAATTCTCATAAATCCGTAAATCCTGCTCAAGTAATTGATCTTGCATGTAATGACTTCGAGGCTATGAAGAAGCATTATGGCTGGGGCATGAATGTCTTTTACTACTTGGGTGCACAACATAAAGTCCATCCGACTTATGTACAAGATATGCTTGCACAGGGAATATTTTCTCCAAATGACGTTGTTACTTTAATTGATTTATTGGGAGAGAATACAGGTGCATCATACAAGTCACAAGGTGTTGCAAATTTGATGACTGCTCGTTTTCAGCGTGCCGAAGGCAGTTGGTCTTCGCGTCAATTGTTTGAAAATCGTCCAGTTTTGATTGTTGCGGGTGGCCCTTCTGCACATCGTCATTGGACAGCAATAGAGAATTATATTCAAGAAAATAAACCAATCGTTATTAGTTTAAATTTACTAGATTTTGTTCCGCTGAATTTGTTGTCTGCTATTGCGGTTTGTCATCCTGGACGCCTAGTTCCTTTGATGAATAATTCTATTGGAGTTCCTTTAATTACGCCGATTCAGTCTTTACCAAGTACTATTACGAATTCTCTAAGTTCTTCCACGATATATGATTATGGTATGCAAGTTGATCCAACGCGCATGGTGCCGCAAGATACGGGTTGTATCGTCAGTGATGCGCTTGTAGCACCATATGCTATATGTGCGGCTTTGGCAGGTGGTGCAACAAAGATTGAGCTCGTTGGTTTTGATGGTTTTGATGGTCGTGATGAGCGTTTCCATAAAGTGAATGATGTATTTGCAATGCTGTTGAAAGTTGCAGGAAATACGCCGATCCATTCTTTGACATTAACACATTACGATATTCCTCAACGATCGATCTATAGTTTTTAA